One part of the Gammaproteobacteria bacterium genome encodes these proteins:
- a CDS encoding DUF2442 domain-containing protein, translating into MYPSVKNVTPTEDYLLSIDFDNGERGILDMKPYLDFGIFQRLKERNAFNRVRVSFDTIEWDSGIDLDPEFVYNKSQRSAAQQGAAADARKPRG; encoded by the coding sequence ATCCATCTGTGAAAAATGTCACTCCGACTGAGGATTATCTTCTCTCAATTGACTTTGACAACGGGGAAAGAGGAATTTTGGATATGAAGCCATATTTGGACTTCGGTATTTTTCAGAGACTCAAGGAGCGCAATGCGTTCAATCGAGTTCGTGTGTCATTCGACACCATAGAGTGGGATTCGGGGATAGACCTTGATCCTGAGTTTGTTTACAACAAAAGCCAGCGTTCGGCCGCACAACAAGGCGCTGCAGCCGACGCCAGAAAGCCGCGCGGCTGA
- a CDS encoding type II toxin-antitoxin system VapC family toxin gives MKPKIYLETSIISYYTARPNRDLVIAARQEITHEMWSVLQDEFDIYISALVIQEASRGDKEAARKRLSAISGIPVLELTAQAQELAKLLIAANAIPANAEEDALHIAVASLNGMEFLLTWNFSHINNAFKKARIIKVIEDRAFVPPEICSPDGLLGD, from the coding sequence ATGAAACCAAAGATCTACCTTGAAACATCTATTATTAGTTATTACACGGCGAGACCGAACCGCGATCTGGTTATTGCAGCGCGGCAGGAAATTACACACGAGATGTGGTCGGTGCTTCAGGATGAATTCGACATCTACATCTCTGCGCTCGTCATACAGGAGGCATCGCGCGGAGACAAAGAAGCCGCAAGGAAGCGCTTGAGTGCAATTTCTGGCATTCCCGTTCTAGAACTTACGGCTCAAGCGCAGGAGCTTGCGAAGTTGCTGATTGCTGCAAACGCTATTCCGGCGAATGCAGAAGAGGATGCATTACATATTGCGGTGGCAAGTCTAAACGGTATGGAGTTCCTGCTGACATGGAATTTCAGCCATATTAATAACGCCTTTAAAAAGGCCCGAATCATCAAAGTAATTGAAGACCGGGCTTTCGTACCACCAGAAATCTGCTCCCCAGATGGGCTCCTTGGAGACTGA